Sequence from the Cucurbita pepo subsp. pepo cultivar mu-cu-16 chromosome LG02, ASM280686v2, whole genome shotgun sequence genome:
TACccattcatttaaaatcatttctggaatttcatttcttctttccttctctgCTTCctaataatatggaaatattTAGTACcctactctttttttttttttttttttaattattattattattattattttagcaCTAATGCTTGCTTCAGAAGTTGATAGATTATTCAGCTTCTTCTTAATGCTTTTGAAGAAGTTGattaatcaatattttaaatatacattttcattGTCTAAAAgttcattaagttttaaaataatttgaaaatcctAACCgctaaatttgtaattctaAAAAGTTTACTTCTGGTCACCGACCTTAACTCACCAAGAGTATAGGAAGAAGCGTGACAAAGCCCGAAAGTCATACCTACACTACATACCTACACTACGACCTAGCTCGTCCAATCCAAATCCAACTGCATCTCTCACTTCGAGCGCATACCCGATAGGGCATAAAGTTGCTCGATCGATGGATTGCTATTTTCAAAATGCCGTATCGTCACATGTGATTTGGATTTACAAAGTTCATGGAAGGGTTGATGGAGGGAAGATTTATATGACAATGTAATATGATTATTCCATCAAGAAAAACAATGTTCAAATcactaaaaaggaaaaaagggaCTCACAAACCACAAGACAAACGTAGTTTTATGAAGGAGAAAAACAGGACACAAAATATGAAATGGCTGAAAAGGTGAGAATAGaagaacacaaaacaaaacagaacagaacagaacaggtGAATGTTGTTGTGGTATCTCAGCGGAAGGGGCAAAGTGTTAACGAGATGAAGCCAACCCCAGAGAAGAAGGGCGTGGGGTTGGCGCTTTTGATCTGTGCCTGCCTTTGTGTGCAGCAACACTTGCAGTGCTGCTCCTCCGCCCACTGAGAGAAGACGATGCAATCATCTGGCTTGTTTTCCTTGATGATCTTCTGCGAGAATTCCAACTACTGTTCCCTCCTAGTGCTGCTTTAGCAATGCTATCGGTCGCTGCTTCTCGAGCTCTCTGTGCTTTGATGGCCTGCTTGTTTAGATAAACAAGGTTTGGAAGAAGGCCAATAACGGCCTTGCGAAGCTGCTCATCACTCATGTTGCTTTGAATTGGATTTCCCAACAGATTAAGAGCTTGAAGAGAGTTATAGTTGGCTACAAGTTGGCCCAGAGCTTTGGTTGTTGAAATCTTGTTGAAGCTCAGGTCGAGTACAGTGAGCTTCAAGAGTCGATGTAGTCCCTCGACATCACTAATCTTGTTGCCAGCGAGATGAAGTTCCTTGATAATCGCACAATTTGACAGCCCTGATGCAGTTGAACAAATTGCACACTCAGAATAATAACCAGAAATGGACACAGTTCTACACTAAGTTTTCCAAACAGTACCATGTCCTATGCGAGAAATGCGATTGTAACTCAGGTCGAGGATTCGAAGACGTGTTAATTCTTTGAGTCCTTCAATGGCGCTGATCTTGTTCCTGGACAAGTTAAGAGTGTGCAGCCCCTTGGGCAGTGATCCAGAGTTGATGTGAACTGGAAACCAAGCAGCCATGTTAGTAGTGGCAAGAACAATAAGGAAAAGACAAGTAACCAGAACATAACTTGAACAAAAACGGATTCTTACCTATGAGGTTGCCGGACAAATTGACAGATCTAAGACCGGATAGGTGTGAGATTGTGGGTATGGCTTTTAAGCCAATACCAGAGATGTGAGCCACGGTCGAGGAAGAATTCAGAGATTGGATGACGCTATTCGCGTGCAAAATCTCTTCTGTAAGATTGGGTTCCCCACGTCGAGCTGTGTGACTTGCAGTTCTCTCGGGACATGGCGGGGAGAAAGTATCTTCATCGTTGTCATCTCTAATGTAGTCGATCGAAAGACGTGGCTCAATTTGAAGATCCTTTACCCACTCATCCACTCTTCTTAGGGAAGATGATTCTGCTGAAAATGCAACCCACTGGTTTTGTGGCCACAAGCCAGAGACTCCATTACACAAGCTCTCCTGATTCTGATCCTCAACTTTACTGTTACTCGGGTCATTGGTCCAGGTTTCCTCTGCAAATGATCCAGGCGATTCCATCATACTTTTCCCCACAGCTCTGTTCGGCTCGAGATTATCCGAACAATACCCGCCTTGCTGGTTGAAAGCAGAGCTAGTAGGAGCAGCAGCCTTGGTAGTCCACGGCTTTTGCAGGTTTCTATGGCTCCACAGGAACAACTTCCACCACAACCTTCGACTTCTGGAAGGCAGAATCTGGCTCGAAGAACGCTTCTTCAACATCACTTTATCAGCACTGCGATGGGTCATAATAGATTCCGGACTGCCCGGTTCGACATAGTTCCACATTTTGTCAGCCAATTCTTGCAGTTTCTCAAAAGACTGAGATTTTGAAGGGGGCATCTGATGAGATAGATCTCTAAGCACATCCCTGGTTTCCAGATTAGAGCAGGAGCGTTTAAGTTTAGGTGATGCCCAACATACTGCCTTACCAATTCCAGGATCACTAACATGTCCAGTTTGGATCGCATCAGCCCCTTCTCCACCTTCAACGACGGTATTATCAAATTGTTTTTCCAACGAAGTAGAAAATCGAAACTCGAATTCTTCTCCACAGGTGTCTTGAGCAGCGAGATCAAAGTCAGAAAGGTTCCTCTTGATGGAGTTGTCGTCACGCTCATCTTCCCCTTCATATGCAGCTTCTActgctcctcctcctcctacAGGATTCTCATTGTTCGTTTCCTTAACATCCAGCTTAGAATTATTCTCAGATGGGTACAGAATTGCAACGTCCATGGTCGATGACTTCGCTTCTCCATCTTGAAAAGATTCCTCAGTGTGATGGATACTGACTTGCAAGGTCTTCGTCAAACTATTCAATTCAGCAGGCATTTGCGATTCTAAACCATCCTGCAACCATAGAGtaaagtgtatatatatattgagcAAACCCCcagaattttttttgacaaGCAACTAAGATATGAATAGCGAAAGAAGACATACCTtggctttcttcttcttccctgaTCGAACGGAGAAGCAATTGAATTTTGCCATACGTTCAATTTtagaaagataaataataaaaataactctACAGATCCGAATGATAGTTCTACGTTTCGGTTCTTGTTAGTATCCTTTTCCCACGAACTATCCCTTCCGCCTGGCCCTATCAACACTTTTCTTGAATTAATGGCTCCAATGCTCACATCGCTAACGATGTTGATAGATCAatacaattttgttttcaaaacaagAACGATCGGATTGACATTAGCCGTAATCGATTGGAAGACGTCGAACCAGCAGAAAACAGCAATCGAACGACGCCCATGGACCAGAAAATCCACGAAAAGGACCAATACTACAGAGCGATTGAGACGAAATCACTTCGGTGTCGGCCAGAGTTGTAAACGAGGCAGCTTCTCCTTAGAAGCTTCACAAAAATTTTCTCGAAGATAAAAAAACCTAATcacataaacaaaacaaaccagAATAAGAAAACCtcccaaaccctaaaccatAAAAGAAAGCAAATCCCATTCCCAAATCCACACGAATCAAACAATAACGTTCTGTAATTCAACaccaataacaaaaaaaaaacatagctAAATCGGGTAAACAGAAACAGTAATCAAAGGAACGGCCTAGGTTCATTTCGGAAACTGAAACATGAAAAAGGAATCTCTCTGAATTGAACGCAAGAAAGAGAATCAAATTGATAAATGGAAAGTACCTTTTGGCAATGGATTGCTCCAGATTTACCTCGATTGAACCCTCAAAATGAATCTGATTAATCGCTTTCGCTGTAGCAGTACGAGAACACAGTGCTCTCCACTCACAAATCAacaatgaagagagagagagagagagaaagtaagagaggagagagaaacaaggTGTGAAATGAAGAAAGCTAATGGCGGGTGCTACGGATTTATAGAGGAGGGCGTTACAGTCGTAAAGAGCTCTCGAAGTtacagaggagagagaaagaaagacgCGCAAGGAACACGGCTTCCCCTTCTTTCCttacaaattatttgtttaattacatccaatttaattttacaatatttctatttttattttcaataaattaaatccatttttattttttaaaaattatttaaaaattatgacgTCACCATATACTCATTTCGAATCCCTCCAACCATCCAAGGCCACTGGCTATCGATTGCCCAGTCACCCTCTATAACTATTTTCAACCATGTTACGACTGAGAGTGACTGGTCACAGTGTTTTAAGTACAATTTTAAACCTATTAATTCGTAGAAttaaatacttatttataaaatatttaaaataaaaattttaattaaattaaaaggtaATCCAAAAAAACCCTTAATCAATTAATCAACAACTtattccaaacaaaaataattaaaaaaaataaccgcTCAACAACAAccttattataaaataaatatcgattaattaaaaatttataatttaaaaaatatattaaataatctATATGGTctgataatatataaaattatttatgagaGTTTTATAAGGGATTAGatttaatattcaattaaatacaaaatttgtaaattaatcatatttttctttgccAGCCAATATGACGtggaatatttgttttatatggCTATGATGCCACATGGGTCGAATATCAGTCAGGGCCCACACAATCTGTGGGGACCATCTCATTGTCTGCCGTCCGATCAGTCTGCGTCCTCATATGTCCACGTGTAAGAATCATATTTTGCGCTGACCTTTAATAACCGgaagagattaaaaaataaatcaaaacgACGTCACCGTCCGTCGTACAAATTAAGACGTACGGCGATTTCTGTTgcctctttttgtttttttctgcttttcaaatttgttgcTTTTTATTCCCTTTTTACCCTTTAATTTCGCttccttaattatttttttatagaatttattatacttaaatataattagggtaatattttaacaattttaaaaattaatattattttcctatttaaaattcacttatttaacaaaatttaataatttttaataataatgtgaatatattttaagaatttatagACGAAAAGCTAATAATGgctaatttttaatataaaaattaacaataaattaattaataatcatttaaaaatatagagattGAAATTGACGGAAtggtattttaattaaaaactaataaaatttaaagccTTGGAAATAATAATGGGGAATTCGAATTTAGCGATTAAACGAGCGACACGTGGAAGGCCGAACAGCCATACACGAACACGACCGTGGTGGGCCATATCAAGTCGGTCCACCCTGTCATCGTGCCGTCCACGTGGTCCTTGAAAGCAATTCAATTGAAAGGGAAGTGTTtattagggaaaaaaaaattaaatttaaacttcgtaaataatttataacctAATTAGAACATGGCTGATGGACAATTTCACCCTTACCCTTATACCAAATTAGAACATCTATAAGGGGTATAATAGTAATTAAGGTAGGGAGTAGATTAGTGGATgctaattaattgttttttgtCGAAAAGGTTAATGCTAATGTTAATTTTGTGTGGATAATATTAACCTGCATTAGGTTCTCCATTATAAAACAATTAAGGTTGTTGTGTTCTTTTTGACTATTTATTTTcgaaaattattatataaataaataaataaataaagaccTCATTAAATAACACTTtcaattaaattctaaaataacaaatttataagtGTGTCGTTATTCTTGAAGATGCCATCATAGGCCAAAGGTTgctatcaaattattttttaatttttatataaaaaaattataaaacttagaatttgaactaaataatatatgaaattcaACGTTCAAAatgattgatttaattttttaaatcagtTAGTTCCTTCTATTCTCgttgaatttaatttctatttaataagaaattgttttgttataaatttttgaattaataaattaattagatatGAAATTAACTTTGAAACTTAATTTTACACCCGATAAATTTacgaattcaaataaatggtaaataagttaatattttaatagtttaaatattattaacattagaaaaaaaaaagtattttctttcaattcataaatttttattaaaaagaattttaaaatgttttgaattgtatttatttatataaaaaaaaaaaaaaaaaaagtaaatgtgAAAGGGGTATAATGGTAATTAGGGAAATTAGGTGGAATAAAGATGACCCAACAAATTGATTAGCCACATGGACATAAAGTAGCGATTAACggataataatttattgtttttgtcgAAAAGGTTAgcttataattaattatatttatgtgtGGATGTTATAATCTTGAGTAGGCCcacacaacaacaaaaaaaacctaGCTCAATAATGTCGAATTCATAagatgtttcattttttttattattattttaaaataaaattgattcaaattaaaattgtaattaatataaaaaatttggatataCTTATCcgtaaaaattataattttaaaataaatataaatggtattaatattatttttaaaattttatgggtattttttaaatataattctaatagtaaaaagttaaaagtaaatgtaaaaggttatttttataatgaatACAAATTTAGGACagatgtgtatatatatatatatatatggacaAAGAAATTGAGATATCCAAAATATTGGAcctagcccaaaaataaaataaagtgaaatGTCGTTTGTACCCTTGATGGAGCCGACTcgtatttctaatttatttgacttgaaatcacgttttaaaaaattattattatttcatttaatattgaaTGTGACAGAGAGCATAGAAgcttaaataaacattttaaaattaaaaaaataaagatgaaaaatgaaaaatgtttgaatttaaaataaataaaaaaaagtaaaatcttgaaataagggaataagaaaagaattatGGTAAACTGTATGGTTAGGAAAGAACGGCAAAGCTGTGATTGTGACGTAATTCCAGTGGGGTCCACAAAAACATACCAATTCTTTCTTACATCACCCAGCCGTTACCTAACTCACGGTCAACGACGCGCCCCTTCCTGTCATGAACTTGATCCAACGGCTGATTTTACTTTAGATGCGCGCCAACTTCACACGTGTCAATAAAAGAGCTTTCGAAATTCAAGATGTCTTTAACTTGCTGTGATCGTACATAAAAAATTCAGTTCAACTCCCATGGCTAGAGTACAAGCCAAGTACAGAGCACCAAGGGCCAAGTTCTGCAGGCGGCAAGATCGAAGCTAAAACCTGAGTTTCAGTTTGGagagaaatagagagagaCGCGATGGCGAAAGAGAGAGAACTGCTCGTTTACTGTGCTAGATTGGCAGAGCAGGCCGAGAGATATGAAGGTATGGTTTATCTGTAGAATTTAATTTCGTCATTCGTGGATTATTTGCTAATTCAATTGATTATTACTATGAACTTAGGGATTAGTGTTGTTTTGATTGTTTGAGACTGTAAATCCGCTATTAACGTGGTGTTTAATCACTTTTTGCTTTTGCGATTTTATTTAGAGGTCGTTGGAATCTGTCTGTcgtaataattatatcaaacGAAGCTTAACTATCGGGATTTGTTGGTTGTATGTCGGGGCATCTTTGCGCGTTAATCTAGAAAATCAATCTGGCTCAGAAATTACTGGTTACATTAAggcattttcattttctcattgGCTGTTTACAATGTTCTTGTCGCAGCGCGGGAATAATTATATGAGAATTGTTTATGTTCATGGTTTCAAAATTGATTGGTTTGTGGAGATCAAAGATGGAGTGAAAATGTGGTCAATCAAGACCTCTTCCTCCATTCATTGTGTAATACTATTTTCACGCTTCATCTTTTGTATATACTGAATGGTTCGAATCATTATCTTTCCATGCTTCAGAGATGGTTgaggaaatgaagaaaattgtgAAGTTAAACGTGGAATTGACAGTGGAAGAGAGAAATCTGCTTTCTGTTGGCTATAGGAATGTAATAGGAGCTAGACGAGCTTCATGGCGCATTTTGTCTTCAATTGAACAGAAGGAGATAACCAAACATAATGAGAAGGATGTGGAACGGATAATTGAGTATAGGCATCGGGTAGAAGATGAGCTCTCTAAAATATGCAGTGACACATTGTCAAATATTGACCAGCATCTCCTTCCAAGTTCATCAGCTGGAGAATCTATTGTATTCTACCATAAGATGTGAGATTCATGATGCTTTATTTTAACTGAAATGTAGAAATGATGAAATCTTTAGTATGCAGAACTTTGAACGGTTGGATATATGTTGTGGTAATATTGTTTGTTCATTACGAATAGGTTAGATTTCTAATCTTTATTTGCTTCATTAAGGGGATTTCACTCTACCTTTTTTGTTTGCAATAATCTATTGTTTGTTCTATTTGATACTCTCTCTAGAAGATAGATCCCATAAATCTGCAGTTTATATATTGATGTTGGTGCAATCCATATTCTTTCGTCAAATGATTATCATGGTTGTtaccattttttcttctcgaTCTTCTGCTACAGGAAAGGAGATTATTTTCGGTATTTGGCCGAGTTTAAATCTGGCGATGAGCGTAAACAAGTTGCAGAACAGTCATTAAAGGCTTATGAGGTAAGTCAGTTTCTTGTATTCCCGGAATA
This genomic interval carries:
- the LOC111788125 gene encoding uncharacterized protein LOC111788125, translated to MAKFNCFSVRSGKKKKAKDGLESQMPAELNSLTKTLQVSIHHTEESFQDGEAKSSTMDVAILYPSENNSKLDVKETNNENPVGGGGAVEAAYEGEDERDDNSIKRNLSDFDLAAQDTCGEEFEFRFSTSLEKQFDNTVVEGGEGADAIQTGHVSDPGIGKAVCWASPKLKRSCSNLETRDVLRDLSHQMPPSKSQSFEKLQELADKMWNYVEPGSPESIMTHRSADKVMLKKRSSSQILPSRSRRLWWKLFLWSHRNLQKPWTTKAAAPTSSAFNQQGGYCSDNLEPNRAVGKSMMESPGSFAEETWTNDPSNSKVEDQNQESLCNGVSGLWPQNQWVAFSAESSSLRRVDEWVKDLQIEPRLSIDYIRDDNDEDTFSPPCPERTASHTARRGEPNLTEEILHANSVIQSLNSSSTVAHISGIGLKAIPTISHLSGLRSVNLSGNLIVHINSGSLPKGLHTLNLSRNKISAIEGLKELTRLRILDLSYNRISRIGHGLSNCAIIKELHLAGNKISDVEGLHRLLKLTVLDLSFNKISTTKALGQLVANYNSLQALNLLGNPIQSNMSDEQLRKAVIGLLPNLVYLNKQAIKAQRAREAATDSIAKAALGGNSSWNSRRRSSRKTSQMIASSSLSGRRSSTASVAAHKGRHRSKAPTPRPSSLGLASSR
- the LOC111788268 gene encoding 14-3-3 protein 7-like isoform X1: MAKERELLVYCARLAEQAERYEEMVEEMKKIVKLNVELTVEERNLLSVGYRNVIGARRASWRILSSIEQKEITKHNEKDVERIIEYRHRVEDELSKICSDTLSNIDQHLLPSSSAGESIVFYHKMKGDYFRYLAEFKSGDERKQVAEQSLKAYEAASTIANSDLPPTHPIRLGLALNFSVFYYEILNSPERACHLAQIAFDEAIAELGSLNEDSYKDSSLILQLLRDNLTLWTSNLPDEGEQSNADELLKEVS
- the LOC111788268 gene encoding 14-3-3 protein 7-like isoform X2, giving the protein MAKERELLVYCARLAEQAERYEEMVEEMKKIVKLNVELTVEERNLLSVGYRNVIGARRASWRILSSIEQKEITKHNEKDVERIIEYRHRVEDELSKICSDTLSNIDQHLLPSSSAGESIVFYHKMKGDYFRYLAEFKSGDERKQVAEQSLKAYEAASTIANSDLPPTHPIRLGLALNFSVFYYEILNSPERACHLAQIAFDEAIAELGSLNEDSYKDSSLILQLLRDNLTLWTSNLPDEGEQSNADELLKES